DNA from Thermoleophilum album:
TCTGGGTGGAAGTCACCCCCGATTTAGAAGAGGCCGTCAGGAAACGACTCGCCGAGTTGCGTTTAGTCGCTGCTTCAGCAAAGCCACCGCCGCCTTTAGTCGATAGTAACAAGTGTCCGCGCTGCTCCCTCGTGGGAATTTGCCTACCCGATGAAACCACTCTTCTGGCATCGGGTGATGCGGCGGAGTTACGGCCCCGGCGGCTGATCGCCGCGCGCCCGAATGCGCAACCCCTGTATGTACAGGATCAGGATTGCACAGTGGGGCTAAAGGGCGGACGTGTTGAGGTGCGCCGCGGCGATGACGTCGTCGCATCGGTGAGACGGATCGATCTACTCGAGGTCGCCCTGTTTGGGGCAGCCCGCATCACAAGCCCGGCGCTCCGCGACCTCGCTGCCGATGGAATCCCGATTACCCATTTCACCTATGGTGGATGGTTCAAGGCGATGACGGTCGGGATAGAGACGAACAACATTGGGTTACGTATAGCGCAATTCCGTGCCGCTGACGACCTCGACCGCAGTCTCGAGTTCGCCCGGCGCTTCGTGAATGCGAAAATTCGTAACGCTCGCGTGCTGCTTCGGCGGAACGGCGGCAGCGACTGTCGAGCTGCGGTTAGAGACCTCGCTCGGCTCGCGCGGGCCGCGGACGCAGCCCCCGATTTCGAGGTTCTGCTCGGGATCGAAGGGGCAGCGGCTCGCACCTACTTTGGGGCGCTCGCTACTGTGCTTAGAGGGCGTTCGAGACGCCTGCGGGGTCTTGACTTTAGCCAGCGTACGCGACGCCCTCCTCGTGACCGGGCGAACGCGACTCTGTCGTTTCTCTATGCGTTGCTGACAAAAGAGGCGACCTTAGCGGCGCGGCGAGTGGGCTTCGATC
Protein-coding regions in this window:
- a CDS encoding CRISPR-associated endonuclease Cas4/Cas1, with product MNDHAGQALPDLVPARMLNEFIYCPRLFYLEWVDGLFEHNADTAEGALVHERSDSGGGRAPGPDMANMEGWEGVARSVTLDAPSLGLVATIDVLEGAGGEVYPVDHKKGRPQPDGTPWDPDRYQLAAQVLVLRENGYRAQGGFVSYRATRSRVWVEVTPDLEEAVRKRLAELRLVAASAKPPPPLVDSNKCPRCSLVGICLPDETTLLASGDAAELRPRRLIAARPNAQPLYVQDQDCTVGLKGGRVEVRRGDDVVASVRRIDLLEVALFGAARITSPALRDLAADGIPITHFTYGGWFKAMTVGIETNNIGLRIAQFRAADDLDRSLEFARRFVNAKIRNARVLLRRNGGSDCRAAVRDLARLARAADAAPDFEVLLGIEGAAARTYFGALATVLRGRSRRLRGLDFSQRTRRPPRDRANATLSFLYALLTKEATLAARRVGFDPLLGFYHRPRFGRPALALDLMEEFRPLIADSVLITLINGDRMRPGYFEERADAVVLSPVGRRTVISAFEKRMATEVRHPTFGYKVTYRRALELQARILAAALLGEIPAYRPFTTR